A window of Ptychodera flava strain L36383 chromosome 1, AS_Pfla_20210202, whole genome shotgun sequence contains these coding sequences:
- the LOC139133944 gene encoding betaine--homocysteine S-methyltransferase 1-like has translation MSTKVKGLMKRLADGETVIAAEGYLFYFERLGYLQSGSFCPVVILNHPEYVKDAYKHFVHAGSDVVEAFTYYANRQKLSLMDMEDKLELINREALRLAREVADETGTLLAGNICNTTVYNPDRPERNEQITAMFKEMIEWSLDYNIDYVIGETFMYFGEAMLALEAIKKYGKGLPAVITLAAYSIKTKNGRAITSDGVPLTEACKKLEDAGADVVGLNCSRGPATMMPIMREIRKVCKVPLAALPVPYRTTPEEPTFLVLSDPKTGEQLFPTNLEVASCSHGDIEEFGKECKELGIQYVGICCGNRPCLTRSLAESLGGKPPASEFSKDMTKHVTYGTDPRLKKDVAADNLMNNYAKEKQ, from the exons ATGTCCACAAAGGTCAAAG GGCTTATGAAAAGGCTGGCAGATGGCGAGACAGTGATCGCCGCGGAAGGATATCTCTTCTACTTTGAGAGATTAGGCTACTTGCAAAGTGGTAGTTTCTGTCCAGTTGTCATATTAAATCACCCGGAATACGTGAAAGATGCGTACAAACATTTTGTTCACGCCGGAAGTGACGTAGTCGAGGCATTCACG TACTACGCTAATCGTCAGAAACTCAGCTTGATGGACATGGAGGATAAGCTGGAATTGATAAACAGAGAGGCTCTGAGACTTGCTCGAGAGGTTGCAGACGAGACGGGAACCCTACTGGCGGGAAATATCTGTAACACTACTGTCTACAACCCCGATCGTCCGGAGAGAAATGAACAAATTACGGCCATGTTTAAG GAAATGATTGAGTGGTCCTTGGATTACAACATTGACTACGTCATCGGTGAGACGTTCATGTATTTTGGTGAAGCTATGTTGGCGTTAGAAGCAATCAAAAAGTATGGAAAAG GTCTCCCTGCTGTCATTACGCTAGCCGCATATTCCATAAAAACCAAGAACGGACGAGCCATTACGTCAGACGGAGTGCCTCTGACTGAAGCTTGCAAGAAGTTGGAAGACGCCGGGGCTGATGTCGTTGGTTTGAACTGTTCCCGTGGTCCAGCCACCATGATGCCAATAATGCGAGAAATTCGCAAAGTCTGCAAG GTTCCCTTAGCTGCGCTCCCCGTGCCGTACAGAACAACGCCCGAGGAACCAACATTTCTAGTTCTGTCTGACCCTAAAACAG GGGAACAATTGTTCCCAACAAACCTTGAAGTGGCATCGTGTTCCCATGGTGACATCGAGGAGTTCGGCAAGGAGTGCAAGGAGTTAGGCATCCAGTACGTCGGTATCTGCTGTGGCAACCGTCCCTGTCTGACGCGTAGCCTGGCAGAGTCTCTCGGTGGTAAACCACCGGCCAGTGAATTCTCAAAGGACATGACGAAGCACGTGACCTACGGTACAGATCCCAGGCTGAAGAAAGACGTCGCGGCTGATAATTTAATGAACAATTACgccaaagaaaaacaataa